The following DNA comes from Watersipora subatra chromosome 8, tzWatSuba1.1, whole genome shotgun sequence.
TGATTGGTTGAACAATCACTTATTCATTTTAGTTGAAGATGAGTCGAAGTAGCTCTCCCCCATCTCCCAACACTAGATATTCAGTGCTACCTCCCGTAGCCAAGAGTGATGTTGACAGAGTGTTTTTAAGAGAGCTGCAGCAATACATGGACAATGAAATGGCACAGATAGACTCCACTGACCATAAACAGCGATACATAATACACAGCGCTGCCTTTAGCAGGGTAATTATACCTTTTCCAGtttacttttttttttaaaatcgCATACCTGGCTACCATGCTAATGGTGCCTAGTTGAATGAGATTCGACAAGGAAGGATGTATTTGTTACTAGTGACTAGAGAATCTTATAGGAGTCATTCCAGTTTTTTGCCTACTTCCTACCTAGACCTATAATTTCCAATTATTTATTGCTATTCTGTTGCACTGTAATTTGCTGAATTGTCTTAGGAACTCAGGTTCAAATGCTAAAGCTACCCTTCCTTTTGTAAGGTTTGAACTCCTATATCAGTTAGCAATGTGCTTAAGTTATGAATGAAAAAGTTaggataatatttttaaagtttaattatCAATGGCTGCTACATCTCTATGACAACAGTAGTTTTTTTACTTCCTGAGTTAATGCAGACATGCTCTTTCTCATTTGATGAATCACATTGAACACTGCTTATGTTTCTGTTCACATGAAGCATCACATGACCATTTTTATCACATGACCAATTTCATCTCGTGACCATTTTATCGCATGACCATTTTTATCGCATGGCCATTTTTATCACATGACCAATTTATCGCATGACCATTTTAACACATGGCTATTTTTAGCACATGACTCATTTTAGCATGTGACCATTTTTATCATATAACCATTTTATGACATGACTACCTATTgtccaatatacatgtatgtcagtaGTGGTATAGATTGAACTTTaatcttcatttaaaaaagAATGATTCCATCTCAGTAGGATTGAACCGCTAACCTTGCCTCTATGTCCATAGTTAGTACAGCTACTTCTAGTTGGAATGCTGGTATGCTTTAGCTGATAGACCATGTGCATGCGTACAAACCCCTGTTGACTCGGGTGAAGAAGGAATATGAAGATGTTGTCAATGCAATTGAGAGAGGGAAATCTGAGGCTAATTATCTTAATGATAAGATTCAATCTATAGCCCAAGAACCCAGCACTCTGAGAAACTATAGGAGACGTCATGATGAGCTAGCTAAAAGGTAGTATTTGTATTGGTCTTTTTTTtactcaataattttttatggaAGAAAATATTCTATCATTCTGTGTTAACTTTATGAAAATGAAACATTTCTGTGGTTTTTATTACTGCAGATGTCAACGCTACTGATAaaaattatgtgataatatcatTAAAATATACTATTTTTTTCTCAGATAATAAACATGCATACAATCACAAACTGAGAAGACTTACTCGTAAAAGTTTAAATtgaagtgaaaaataaaattttaatatgtagCTATGCAAATAGCTACATAAAAATTCAAAGCgtaaaataatttacatttctcatcgGTCCAAAATCAAAGGTACTCTATGCTGTTAACTGTTTGCTTTTATCACTACTGTTTAATCTTTTCCACTTTCTACTATTTTTGGAACAGctctataaatctcaaagtttgtcggtgtctgtctgtccagttatagcgctTAGTATcaagcaatgaaaaatccgtatcgccaaagatttgatctcgggaccTCCCGTTCACCAAGTAATAATCTAACCCAAAAGCTATGCGAGAAGCAGTGAAGTCATAGGGCGATATGTGTTGTTATGTCAGTTAAAATAGGCAATAGCTCTCTGTGTTACACAATGTCATTAAAgtttgctctcacagctcttattagtaagtttagcattATGAATAgtagcttacttaaattagccattggcagtgcaccaggctaatggcaagtggcaggtaatttagttgcctgccacttgctatttttgtttataagctgttttttaatacccgtgcaacactgGACATTCGGCTAGTTGTCCATAAATAGATGCAACTAAGATGTTAAAAATGGCTTGgattcaaaaaataaaatgttcttCTGCAGGCATCTGAGAACTCAAGCTAGAAATCTCTCTACgacttttcatatttttatagttgttaACGATTTAGAGTCTGACCGTTGCAGAATAGAGGTGATACGAGCAGACAACGACAAGCTGAAGAAGGAGCTGAGAGAACTGAAGGCAGCCAAGAAGCTTTCAATCGCCACAGAACAGCAAGCTGCGCCTGTCGAGAAACGCAAGCCTAAGACTGACTCCAGGAAGATTCCTGGTAGGCATCGCTGTTTTATTGTCACGAGTCGTTTGTATTTGAAGGATTCAAAGCTGATAAATAATGATTTCCATAAATTCATCTAGTTTTTTGTGTCAGCCAATCAGAAAATCCTTAAATCAGAAACTAGGGATATTCATATCTCTGTATGGTTATTATGAGAAGGCACCTGCTAAGATATTATGTATTTCCTCTGAATCCCAGACCCTATAGGCCTATGCTATGAAATACTTTTGAATTCTAACCAGACAGCAGcgtataaaatttttaaaaataaatcaagagTCTTGGAGGTTTTTCCGCGTGTTACCACATGACACTTCTAAATTCATCATGATACCTTTCATTTGTTAGGCCTAGAGTGAACTACCTTCATGCTTGTCAATTATTATACAATAAGGCACAAAACACTTTGATGTTGGATTATTCTGTGAATAGAAGCGCCTGGTAATAATTGTCAAATACACTTTTTGCTATTCAAAGCATAACTTTATACTATTAGAAAGAGTGATGCTAGTGCTAGCAGGGGAATGAGTCTCTTGTCACACCTGCTacttattatacagtaatatacATTGAAGGAAAGTACCTTGCGCAACCTGCCATCTTTTAACCTCTTTGAGTTGCTTGAcacattttattttgtcaatggAAGTTCCTGAGATTACCTGTCACACAACTAGTAGCCTTCAGTTGTTGGTGTCAGACCTGGTGTCAACTGTTACAAGTGTCAACAGGTATCACTCTTTTATTTATGTGGATTACTACTTAACGATGAACTTACCCAAAGCTTCAgtgaattttatcagaaaatatttctctatcatttgctattgtttgggATATTTTAGGCTGTCTGATTGCTCTTGGTctcagttaaaacactcagatcaagcgaaagcacgattatgacatctatagttgcaaagagaccaacagaatagaggcGTGTAACTTGAGCTCAGTAGCCGATATCAAATAGTGACGTAATTTCGCACGTATTTTTTTAGTGTTTAATTCGCCATGAAGTTGTGACGATTTTATTCTTACAATATCCTGGCGGTCaaatcacctcaagcatcaaaaacaatcttaaatgatagaaaaatatcaaaaccttttgataaaatctactaaaatcttaTGTATTCTCATCTTTAACAGCGGTTTCCTTTTTTCTATTCCTTACTAATCTCTGTGCTGAATGATTCTCTAGTGAAGAAGAAATCTATTAAATCCAAGTTTGTCGCAGGTAGTATTACTACTCTATACTCCCATGAGTTACACTACCTACTCTTTTACTCATTTAGACTAACTGCTCAGCTTCTGTCATAGGCCAGCTCTCTGTTATCATTTGTTGTCACTGCCATAACAATGCTATGCAAGCAAACACCTGCTATCGGATGCCACTTTCAGTGTGACAATGAACACCAGGTTACAACAGTTACTTTTAAATTCTTTTTAATCACCTCTTTATATTCCCCACCCCCCTGTTATAACAAATAGCCAGTCATATACTTTACTAGCATTTATATTCTATCTGCTTTCCTGGTTACTTTATTGACTTAGTGTAGAGTGTGATAGTTTATTGTGAAGTTTTAGGAAATATTGCTTCAAAATTATTTGCCGTCGCTATGTTGTTTTTGTAGTTTAAAATAAACTATAGGGCATTGAAAAATTTAATCAAGTTGATAATGGAACTATTCTAACATTAGTATAGAAACAAATTTTAACGcaatatcaaaatatattaaatttttgtaatttataatttattatatactcTAAAGTTTGAATGTTTTAGTAGCAAATTGAGTGAATAAACTATGACATTAAAGTTataatatcaaaatatattatatttttatattgtttctgaaaattaaaacaaatgatATTATTTTCAAGTTTCTCTGATTGTAATTTGGCCCAATTCACTGTGAAAAATTCCACACAGGATGGTTTTTCCCATCATATTTTCATCAAATGACAATACGTATACATCGATGAGATTTTGTAGATGTGTTTGTTATAGATCTATGTTTTTCATTGCTTCATTGGCTTATGTAGCTCTATGTGTTATGCTCAGTTTTACCATTTAGTTTTTTCTATTGTGTAACACTGGTTGTCAATCACCTGACCCCAATTGTCATTCATAATAGTGCCTGGTCATTTGGCGCTGGCTTTCAGTTGTTCACACTAACTAGTAGACACATGTAACTACCTGTTAGTTGTTTGCAATAGCAGTTAGGCATGTGACACCACTGCCTGTCAGTTGTTTGCAATAGCTGTTAGGCATGTGACACTGCCTGTCAGTTGTTTGCAATGGCTGGTAGACACATGTAACTAACTACCTGTCAGTTATTTACGATAGCTGTTAGGCATGTGACACTGCCTGTCAGTTGTTTACGATAGCTGTTAGGCATGTGACACTGCCTGTCAGTTGTTGGCAATGGCTGGTAGACACATGTAACTAACTACCTGTCAGTTATTTACGATAGCTGTTAGGCATGTGACACTGCCTGTCAGTTGTTTGCAATAGCTGTTAGGCGTGTGACACTGCCTGTCAGTTGTTGGCAATAGCTGTTAGGCATGTGACACTGCCTGTCAGTTGTTTGCAATGGCTGGTAGACACATGTAACTAACTACCTGTCAGTTATTTACGATAGCTGTTAGGCATGTGACACTGCCTGTCAGTTGTTTGCAATAACTGGTAAACACATGAAACAACCTGTCAGTTGTTTACAATAGCTGTTAGGCATGTGACACTGCCTGTCAGTTGTTTATAATAGCTGTTAGGCATGTGACACTGCCTGTCAGTTGTTTATAATAGCTGTTAGGCATGTGACACTGCCTGTCAGTTGTTTATAATAGCTGTTAGGCATGTGACACTGCCTGTCAGCTATCAGTAAAAGCTATTCATTTAGTGCTGTTTTCTATCCAAATCGTATTTTGAGTCAATTGTGGCTTCGTATTAGTTGAGCCAACTGTTAGACCATTTATGATCCTGTTTCAGGATTGACACTGGAAGAGAGTACTCACATACCAACTCTCCAGAGAGAGCTAAACAAGGTTGAAAATAACATTAAAGAATTATCCCTTAGCAAAAAATCTAAGTTTTCAGATAAGCAGCACAAGGAAGATCTCAAGGTAAGGCTATGGACAAGTGTCACACACTATGACACACAGTAAACTGACAGTCCCTGACTCTCAGATCAGTTGTAATGCACTGGTGACAGATGTATGACATGTGGCGGCAGGTGTATGACATGTGGTGACAGAATAGTCGGACTAATAGCGTTTAAGGCTTTGAGGTTTCTCCATTAAAAGAGGTACATTTTCCAAGCAGTTTTTGGTCTATCACTGACCCTATTGTTGTAGCGGATCACTCAGTGCACTGCACGCAGGTAAATGACACGCAGGTAAATGAAACTATATGAAACCAATGAATATTAGGCAAGGATCGTTGTGTTTTAAGAATGAAATAAGTTTATCCTTTAAAACCATTTGTATCCTGATAACAAATTTATCCTGATAACAAGTTTATCCTGATTAAAACTTGCAGCTTTCAAAATCTCTTCTAAATCACAATTACTATTTTAAAGATTACGAAGTTGGTATTAATAGAAATTCTGTTTTTACTGTCAAAATAGGAGAGATTTGAGAAAGTTATTAAGCCAGGTGATGatctaaataaatttaataaataatcattaaatgtataattctaataataataatataattataataatataattataatcattaaataaattcaAGCTTGTAATATTTGGTAGTTGCCTTTTCAACAAAGAAAGAACAACTCTGATGACACCGCTCATTGTCCGTGTAAATAATTAGCTCTGCCTGTTTCGCTATCAGTTTTTTCGAAAATGAAATTGCAACCTGACTCAATAACCTACTACTTCTTGCAGGAAAAGCTGACTCGTAAAGTCGGCGAAAGGGATTTGCTGCAGCAAAGGAACTCTTGGCTGATTGCCAAACAGAAAAGGCTCAAGGTTTGTACAAGCACCTGCAGGCTGTATGAGCACCTGCTATACAATGTCTTTTGTAGATGCCATCAGTTGTTCAATTTTAAAGCTGTTTAATCTTAACGAGATTTGGTTATTTTGACCttataaattaacaaaataattaagTAAAAAAGGTAGAAACAACTGCGGGGAGTTGTTCACTCTACATAAATATTTCTAATTGCTCAAATGAGCGTCAGTTTAGAAAGCCTAATCATTAATATAAGAAGCACCAGTTTTAGTATCTACATTAGCAATGAGTTTATATGTTCTCATGACACTCTTATGCAGGTGGCTCACGATGCTGCCATGTCATATATGAACAGCAAGGAGCCGCAGTACAAGACTATTGCTGATGTCATAATTATGGTTCTGTCCAAAAGCAAGACAGTTCCTGGTGAGTGCTTAGGTAGCTGGTGATTACTTGCAATACTTTGGATTGTGTGTTTAGGTTTGATTAACATAGATGGATGCAGAGACATGCTGAATTTTACCACACTGGATTTTAAGATTTGTCTCCCCTGCAATGTGTGAACAAGAAGTTGTTTGGCTACTTCCATGAAGTAACCATGATTTCTCACTTCGCAGTAATATGTTCATTTCTTGTCTTTGTTCCTACTTGTAAACATGTTACTGAGTAGTCTTTCTGTGTTCTGCACAAGGTTTACGATTGTTTCATCAGAGTGAAAACCTTATCTTACTGACCAGACCACAGCCAAACATTATAGAACATCGCCGCGATAAACGGTTTTTACTGGGAACATTTTTGCTTTGGTTTTTAAAACACTCATACTTGGTGCATGGATGTAGTGGGTTTTCTCTGCTTGGTTTTGCTTTATCTCATTCCGATTAATTTCACTGCCTTGCTCAATATTTAGTATTTTGTTCCACTTAAATCTTTGTCACTAATAATTTGAATTAATAATCCTGTAACTCCATGACAAAGTAAAGAGGTTGATTGGATTTGACTCTCTACTTTTTTGGTGATTATGGTAACATCATCCTGCATTCATTTCATAACATTATTTCAATGCAAAGGATTAAACCATAACACACTTAGTGTTGTTGTTGTGCTTTAAGTTAAATGAGATTATCATGAacacttgtacatgtacatactgtgCAGCTGTCTTAGTTGCCTAGAAAGTCTGCAAACAACAGGCTGGTATTCAATTTTCAGAAGAGCCACCGACGGTAACAGGAATAgtatccaaccttaaattgctctctgctgctgggcatgtctccagttttTGAAGTTTTTCGCTGCTAGGCTCAGGCATGTCCGATCAAGATCACCAAATGTTCTTTtcaaaaacacacacagcctctgcttgcagtaagccaAGCAGAGGTCATACTAAATCTTCAAGGGGTTGCTGACATGCATACCGGCAGTCTGACTATATCTTTAATTACATGGTCTATGGTTTGGTTATTGTAAAGAGGACGGGTGAAGTATTAATTTTGTGTGAAGGTAGTTTGCACAGTTGTGAGATGATAGATTTTGATTATCAAAGCACTAAAATTTGAACCACTTTCGTAAGATCCTCAGAATGCGTGTCTACTTTTACAGTGGAAAACCAGACATTTATAATAGGTGGAGATAAGCACTTGACCTCCAGCCACATCGAAGATGATGACCCGAGCAAGGAGAAAGAGGCTGAGATGATACTGGAGTACATCGAGAGGTTCAATGAACTCTTTGAAGACGGCAAATATGAAGAGGCTGCAATTCACGCTTCGAATAGTCCAAAGGGAATTTTAAGGACGATGGAGACGATGTCAAGGTTCAAATGTAAGTCATCGGCCAACCGTCGGGTAAAAGGGTTGCAATTCGAGACCTGAGGGTGTAGAAAGCATTATCTTTTCAAACTGTGCAACATATGGGAAGTTGTCTACTCCTAAGTAGGATATATAAGTAATACAATTTAAAACTCGATTGTTTATGATAGCCACATGACGCCAATAAAATCAGCACCGAACTCAGCATGCTGATGTTTGTCCCAGGAGCTTTTTTGTCTTGCTTATCTTAATGGCCAATTATATTAACAGCGGGTCTATTTCTTGCATTTTTACACTTGCCAGTCATGATAAAAAGGCAGAAATAATATAATTGATGTTGTTCAAAGTTGCGGCAACTCAAACTCACTCCAGTTGCGGTACTATTGGCTAATATTTCTCCAGTTAGAGTATTCATGGCTGATAACACTCTCGTTAGATTACTATTGAAATTGGTATGAATAAGAGTAGGGAAAGTGCTGAAAGGATTAATTGTGCTGCCACAGTGCATCATCAGGTGAGACAGTAGTGTGGGCGTGGCTAGTTGATAAAGAAACCTGAATGGTGAATCTGCACAAAGttgtagtagattttattagaaagtatgagtattattctatcatttgtaattgttgttgatgtttgaggtggtctgactgccaggatgtttcaagattaaaatcaataaattttgattgcggttaaaatgctcagatcggAAGTGTGACAATATCTATAGTctcaaagagaccaacagaatagagacacgtaacactgcaacttgagcACAATAGTCTATATCTGCTACAGCAACGATCACAATTAATAATGTCATTTtacacgtatttttcttctgagcgttgtAACCGCGGTAGTTTTtttgtctttaaaaataaataggcTCAAGTGTAAGAAGAGGTGTGTCACGAGCTGCGTGTAAACAAGCATAAGTTTACCATGGCAAGCTTCCTAGAGTGATGTCATACTTGGCCCTCACTAAACGTCAGAAACTGTACTTGTGATCTTTTGTAACTATTTATGACACAGCACTGGCAGCCATTAGTCTGAATATAGCTTTAGCCATTATTCTAACTATTCCAGTTATTTCACTTTTTGTAGGTGTAAATGCTAACAGAGAAGGCCGCTCTCCCTGGCTAGCTTTTTGCGATGCTATAATGTCTTCTGTCTTGGCTCTCGGAGTGAAGCCAAGTGACACTATGTCTCTCGAGTGTGTCAGCTGCGCTCTCAGCGAAAATAGACTTGACCTACTTTCTCATTGGATAGCTCAAGACAGGTGAGAAACATCTCTAAGTCCGTCTCGACTTtgctcaatgaataataaatttTGGGTTCAGTTTTAGAAAAGTTGATTGTGCACCTAATTTTcttacatttttaaattctattataaattttacatttttaaaatgtaaagtCAGGAGCATTAAAAGAGCTACTTGCATTTATCTAAAGAATGTATAAATTGCTTGAAGATGTCATTGGTGCAACAATTGACCTTTTCATACAAGGACAACATCAATAAGTCAAGTTTTCATGtcaatatgtatatagattagtTGGGGCAGCAAGCGTTTCTTCAGGTTGATAACAAGACTAGTCTGCTTTTAATAGATAAAgagataaaatttacaatgatTACATGGAAGAGTGTATACAAAAAAGGTTACCGTTGTTTTGTTGCAATGTTTTGATGAACCGGTAATAAGAAAGACTATATCGCTCAATCCTCCTTCTGGCGTAGCACGGAAGTGATAGTAGCACGCAAAGTGATGCCATTAATCAAACTGTTAAATTCACTCTTTAAGTCATTTTATGAAACGATCATTCAACGAAATGCCAAAAGTTACTAATTGCCAACACAATTCGGTCTGTTGCTTTTCTAGGTTAGCATGTGACCTTGATAAGGTATAGCAAGAGTTTGGCTTTACAAGATTAATAGAGTGGGATGAAAATGAAACTGTTGAAATGCTTTTTGAATTCTCACTCGTGCTGCATTTTATCAAtggttttaaaatgttgattttcaaattatattaattgatcacagctattatACCAAATTAAAAACCAGCAATGCTTtgaaaatacaatattttaaaactaataaagGTCAAAGTTCACTGCAGCTAAATTATTCTATAAATACTTATTTAACTTTCATGACTTGGCTCCAAATGTTATAAAAGTAAAGCTGGTGGAGTACTTGTGGGAGGGGGGGTGACTTGGGTACTACCGGTGCTCACTCATCTGTATGATGCCAAAACTGTGTCTGTTTTTCTGCAAACTGTCAGCAGGGCTGTCCTGTTGCTATCTTCAAACTATCAGACAGTCCCTTTTgctttatgtttgtattttctATGTTTCACCCATAAATCACTAACATCTCACTTACAGGCACCTTCTCTTTATTGTTATGTTAGGTTGCCAGTGTACCTTTTATATAATTTCTAGTTGTACTAGTTACTAGTTGTACTAGCTGCTAGTTGTACTAGTTACTAGTTGTACTagttactagctgtactagttacTAGTTGTACTAGTGACTAGTTGTACTAGCTACTAGTTGTACTAGTTTAGTTACTAGTTGTACTAGCTGCCAGTTGTACTAGTTACTAGTTGTACTAgctactagctgtactagttgtACTAGCTACTAGTTGTACTAGCTACTAGTTGTACTAGCTGCTAGTTGTACTAGTTACTAGTTGTACTAGCTGCTAGCTGTACTAGTTACTAGTTGTACTAGTTACTAGTTGTACTAGCTACTAGTTGTACTAGTTTAGTTACTAGTTGTACTAGCTGCCAGTTGTACTAGTTACTAGTTGTACTagttactagctgtactagttacTAGTTGTACTAGCTACTAGTTGTACTAGTTACTAGTTGTACTAGCTACTAGTTGTACTAGCTGCTAGTTGTACTAGCCAGTCATGGACGCTACTGATTATTCAGGTTGACTGTGACAGAGAAATTGGGAGACATGATCTCTGACCATTGTAAGGGGAGAAACAGGACATACCTCGACATGGCAGAGACCATATACCGTCACTGTCTCGCTCACAACAAGGTTGTCAATGTTATGGTGCGTCAAGGAATGTACCGGAGGGCCATAGACTACGCCACGGAGAAGGGATTTACTGCGGCTGACTACATGCAACTCTTGACTACCCATCCCAGCTATCAGTTAGGTTACGCTATTTCAGAGATGAAGGATGAGTCAGGCATGAGGCTTATTCCCGCTGGCACTGTCACAAGGTTGGGGTGTATGCGATACCTTATGGTAATGCGTGTAGCTTTTTAGTTTCTCGCTATATGCCTCAGCTAGGGGCATCGGTAAGCAAAATTATAGTAAGGTCTTTAACCAGTGAAAATCAAATGTGCATTTCCAAGGCTATCTCTACACTTGCTTACGTGGTGGAGGATATAAGAACCACATCTATATGGTTGTAATGGTACTTTTTTCAAGCTGTGTTAAGTCTCAATGCGCTATTAGGCTACCTTCAGAGACCCCTTCTACCCACCCTCATTACCATAAGAGTTTGCCATAAGACTATTTAAtgattatttagttttttgttaCAACTGTTAAACACAGCTTAACCTTAAACTCAAACAAAGATATAGAAGCGTGACCTT
Coding sequences within:
- the LOC137401748 gene encoding clathrin heavy chain linker domain-containing protein 1-like isoform X2, which gives rise to MSRSSSPPSPNTRYSVLPPVAKSDVDRVFLRELQQYMDNEMAQIDSTDHKQRYIIHSAAFSRLIDHVHAYKPLLTRVKKEYEDVVNAIERGKSEANYLNDKIQSIAQEPSTLRNYRRRHDELAKRIEVIRADNDKLKKELRELKAAKKLSIATEQQAAPVEKRKPKTDSRKIPGLTLEESTHIPTLQRELNKVENNIKELSLSKKSKFSDKQHKEDLKEKLTRKVGERDLLQQRNSWLIAKQKRLKVAHDAAMSYMNSKEPQYKTIADVIIMVLSKSKTVPVENQTFIIGGDKHLTSSHIEDDDPSKEKEAEMILEYIERFNELFEDGKYEEAAIHASNSPKGILRTMETMSRFKCVNANREGRSPWLAFCDAIMSSVLALGVKPSDTMSLECVSCALSENRLDLLSHWIAQDRLTVTEKLGDMISDHCKGRNRTYLDMAETIYRHCLAHNKVVNVMVRQGMYRRAIDYATEKGFTAADYMQLLTTHPSYQLGYAISEMKDESGMRLIPAGTVTRGLISADSHDIAMQILQKLFLKGPEETGSENNGLKMAVYNDHVTSISQWHDIVGVAQQYGYEEVAIDLLAAVTVQKIIKVAREPSGLSEKSTSELNFSSATSSRARQETGTTRQASSITEQTE
- the LOC137401748 gene encoding clathrin heavy chain linker domain-containing protein 1-like isoform X1, with amino-acid sequence MSRSSSPPSPNTRYSVLPPVAKSDVDRVFLRELQQYMDNEMAQIDSTDHKQRYIIHSAAFSRLIDHVHAYKPLLTRVKKEYEDVVNAIERGKSEANYLNDKIQSIAQEPSTLRNYRRRHDELAKRIEVIRADNDKLKKELRELKAAKKLSIATEQQAAPVEKRKPKTDSRKIPVKKKSIKSKFVAGLTLEESTHIPTLQRELNKVENNIKELSLSKKSKFSDKQHKEDLKEKLTRKVGERDLLQQRNSWLIAKQKRLKVAHDAAMSYMNSKEPQYKTIADVIIMVLSKSKTVPVENQTFIIGGDKHLTSSHIEDDDPSKEKEAEMILEYIERFNELFEDGKYEEAAIHASNSPKGILRTMETMSRFKCVNANREGRSPWLAFCDAIMSSVLALGVKPSDTMSLECVSCALSENRLDLLSHWIAQDRLTVTEKLGDMISDHCKGRNRTYLDMAETIYRHCLAHNKVVNVMVRQGMYRRAIDYATEKGFTAADYMQLLTTHPSYQLGYAISEMKDESGMRLIPAGTVTRGLISADSHDIAMQILQKLFLKGPEETGSENNGLKMAVYNDHVTSISQWHDIVGVAQQYGYEEVAIDLLAAVTVQKIIKVAREPSGLSEKSTSELNFSSATSSRARQETGTTRQASSITEQTE